The following proteins are encoded in a genomic region of Dyadobacter sp. UC 10:
- a CDS encoding type III PLP-dependent enzyme domain-containing protein, with translation MKSSYIDLIEQTFEFPTMEFNVDNNELLFNNVPLMDIIREHGTPLKINYLPKIGEHIENANMFFRNAFKRHNYKGTYTYCYCTKSSHFSFVLEEALKHNIHIETSSAFDIPIIRELYRRGKVNKSTYILANGYKLPRYTQYLSELINEGFNVVPILDNLKEIESYEQQVTADTVNFGMRIATDEEPNFAFYTSRLGIRYHDVQQLYKEKIEPNPRFKLKMLHFFINTGIKDSAYYWSELTRFMFKYCEMQKICPELDSIDIGGGLPIQTSLQSGYDYQQMIDEIIENIQWICNKNNVPVPHIFTEFGSYTVGESGAVIYEIIDKKLQNDKELWYMINGSFITQLPDSWGMNQKYIMLPINNWDNAYQKVNLGGLTCDSQDFYNSEMHSADLYMPIFEEETEKQYIGFFHTGAYQESLGGYGGIQHCLIPAPKHVLVDKDEDGNITTRVFAQEQNSDSMLRILGFKEEPFTSQINNNNGKEDLPVEVEEELAETKI, from the coding sequence ATGAAAAGCAGCTACATTGACCTTATTGAGCAGACGTTCGAATTCCCAACCATGGAATTTAATGTTGATAATAATGAATTGCTGTTCAACAATGTACCTCTGATGGACATCATCAGGGAGCACGGTACGCCTCTTAAAATAAATTATTTACCCAAAATAGGGGAGCATATAGAGAATGCAAATATGTTTTTCCGGAATGCATTCAAGAGGCACAATTACAAAGGGACTTACACTTATTGCTATTGTACCAAATCTTCGCATTTCAGCTTTGTGCTTGAAGAGGCATTGAAGCATAATATCCACATTGAAACTTCTTCTGCGTTTGATATTCCCATTATCCGGGAACTGTACCGCCGGGGTAAGGTGAACAAAAGCACTTATATTCTTGCCAATGGTTACAAGCTGCCGCGTTATACGCAATATCTGAGCGAGCTGATCAACGAAGGCTTCAATGTGGTCCCCATTCTGGACAACCTCAAAGAAATCGAATCTTACGAGCAGCAGGTTACCGCGGACACGGTCAATTTCGGAATGCGCATTGCCACTGACGAAGAACCTAATTTTGCATTCTATACCTCGCGTCTTGGTATCCGTTACCACGATGTGCAGCAGCTTTACAAAGAGAAAATTGAGCCTAATCCACGGTTTAAGCTCAAAATGCTGCACTTTTTTATCAATACCGGTATCAAAGACAGCGCGTATTACTGGAGTGAGCTTACCCGGTTTATGTTCAAATACTGCGAAATGCAAAAGATTTGCCCCGAGCTCGATTCTATCGACATTGGCGGCGGTTTGCCGATCCAGACTTCATTGCAATCGGGCTATGATTACCAGCAGATGATTGACGAAATCATTGAAAATATTCAATGGATCTGCAACAAAAACAATGTGCCGGTTCCACATATTTTTACGGAATTTGGAAGCTACACGGTAGGCGAAAGTGGCGCGGTGATTTATGAAATCATTGACAAAAAGCTGCAAAACGACAAGGAGCTTTGGTATATGATCAATGGATCTTTTATCACTCAGCTGCCTGATTCGTGGGGTATGAACCAGAAGTATATCATGCTTCCGATCAATAACTGGGACAATGCGTACCAAAAAGTGAATCTGGGCGGATTAACGTGCGATTCACAGGATTTTTACAACAGTGAAATGCACAGTGCTGATCTGTATATGCCGATTTTTGAAGAAGAAACCGAAAAGCAATACATCGGATTTTTCCATACCGGTGCTTACCAGGAATCCCTGGGCGGCTACGGTGGGATTCAGCACTGCCTGATCCCGGCACCGAAACACGTGCTGGTCGATAAAGACGAAGACGGAAATATAACAACACGTGTATTCGCTCAGGAGCAAAACAGCGATTCGATGCTGCGGATACTGGGCTTTAAGGAGGAGCCTTTTACCAGTCAGATTAACAACAATAATGGCAAGGAAGATTTGCCGGTAGAGGTGGAGGAAGAGTTGGCCGAAACAAAAATTTAA
- a CDS encoding TolC family protein, whose product MKNEPIMRRSLILLAILLSYVPLYAQEESFSLKQAVDYAIKNNLNVKNAQLDAVSAEARIGETRAAGLPQVNANVNLTDNLIIQRFFLPPGEFGGPGVPANAEPVAIEFGVRYLGTASATLNQLIFNGSYFIGLKAAATYRELASKSVTSSKVSVAEAVSKAYYSAQVAEERAKLLDLNIGRVDSLIAETKVMNESGFVELLDVNRLEVQANNLQTERQKVQNLIELSYALLKFQMGMPAGESIRLTDDINAVNIDSLKSSFPGTELNYSNRIEFSLLDTQEKLAGLDIRNVRAGYLPSVSFNASYGHNNGKSTLGDLFTTRWFNNALIALNVNIPIFDGFTKKYQLDQKKIALDKIKNNQTLLKQSIDLETNQATINIKNAFATLETQQRNLRLAEEIVRVSKIKYKEGVGSNIEVINAESSLKEAQTNYFTALYDLMIAKVDLSRAKGELYSEAGN is encoded by the coding sequence ATGAAAAATGAACCGATCATGCGCCGCAGTCTGATACTGCTGGCGATCTTACTAAGTTATGTCCCGCTGTACGCGCAGGAAGAAAGTTTTTCTCTGAAACAGGCTGTGGATTACGCGATTAAGAATAATCTAAATGTCAAAAATGCGCAGTTGGATGCCGTTTCGGCTGAGGCGCGTATCGGGGAAACCAGGGCAGCCGGTCTGCCGCAGGTAAATGCAAATGTCAACCTCACAGATAACCTGATCATTCAAAGATTTTTTCTGCCCCCAGGTGAGTTCGGCGGCCCAGGCGTACCGGCTAATGCAGAACCTGTTGCAATCGAGTTTGGAGTGAGGTACCTCGGAACCGCTTCGGCTACTTTGAACCAGCTGATTTTCAACGGGTCTTATTTCATCGGTTTGAAGGCAGCCGCGACCTACCGGGAGCTGGCCAGCAAAAGTGTCACTTCTTCCAAAGTGTCTGTGGCAGAAGCTGTTTCAAAAGCTTACTACTCTGCGCAGGTGGCCGAAGAAAGAGCCAAGTTGCTGGATCTAAACATTGGTCGAGTGGATTCGCTGATTGCCGAAACGAAAGTGATGAATGAGAGCGGATTTGTTGAATTACTGGACGTAAACCGGCTGGAAGTACAAGCCAACAATCTCCAGACAGAGCGGCAGAAAGTGCAGAACCTGATTGAGCTGAGCTACGCATTGCTGAAATTTCAAATGGGGATGCCCGCTGGCGAAAGTATTAGGCTGACGGATGATATCAATGCAGTAAATATTGATTCCCTGAAATCCTCCTTCCCGGGCACGGAACTGAATTACAGCAACCGGATTGAATTTTCGCTGCTGGATACACAGGAAAAACTGGCAGGGTTGGATATCCGGAATGTACGCGCGGGATATCTTCCAAGTGTGTCGTTTAATGCAAGTTATGGTCACAACAATGGTAAGAGCACATTAGGCGATTTGTTCACTACAAGATGGTTCAATAATGCATTGATAGCATTGAATGTTAACATCCCGATTTTCGATGGTTTCACGAAAAAATATCAGTTGGACCAGAAGAAAATTGCACTGGACAAGATCAAGAACAACCAGACGCTACTGAAACAATCCATCGACCTGGAAACTAACCAGGCGACGATCAATATCAAAAATGCTTTCGCTACGCTGGAAACACAGCAGCGCAACCTGCGACTTGCGGAGGAAATCGTCCGGGTTTCGAAGATCAAATACAAAGAAGGGGTAGGTTCTAATATCGAAGTAATAAATGCAGAGTCTTCTCTCAAAGAAGCGCAAACCAACTACTTCACAGCGCTTTATGATCTGATGATCGCGAAGGTAGATCTCAGCAGAGCAAAAGGAGAACTTTACTCGGAAGCAGGAAATTGA
- a CDS encoding TonB-dependent receptor codes for MRNVTTYLLVLVFSVTISAHTFAQRTISGRVTDSEDGKPLPGATIKASEIRGTNSDQNGNFTLRNISDNVSEFEVSYIGYQTIQIPLNGQNQLEIKLVKSTYQADEVVINATRVNEKSAMAFTNVTAAAIDKQNLGQDLPVLLNFTPSLVSTSDAGAGVGYTGIRIRGSDATRINVTVNGIPYNDAESQGVFWVNMPDFASSVSSIQIQRGVGTSTNGAASFGATVNINTNALRKEAYAELNNAYGSFNTFKNTLKVGTGLIKDKFTFDARLSRVSSDGFVDRAASELHSYYLSGGYFGRKSFVRVNVFSGKERTYQSWNGVPEAKLRGDREGILSYIERNGLDEADAQNLLNADNRTYNSYTYKNEVDNYRQDHYQLVSSHSLSDKWNFNLNAFLVRGLGYYEQYRKGDDYANYNLPNVIIGADTLESTDLIRRRWLDNYFYGTTFSLDYNSFKKLTASIGGGWNKYDGNHYGQLIWARNAGNIENEHQYYYSQGIKKDFNIYGKLYYQFTDKLNAFADLQFRTVSHAVHGTDNDQVQLAVDQSYSFLNPKAGLTYQIANQSSIYASYSIGNREPNRDDLTNTTAVLFPKSERLQNVEAGFRTQQGKFAFAANYYLMHYKNQLVLTGQINDVGNSIRVNVPKSYRTGIELEGAVAFNHFLKWNVNATFSRNKIHNFTEYVVDYDNGGYQTVNHGKSDISFSPNVVAGSQLTYAIQKNLELALLTKYVGKQYLDNTSTESRKLDAYFTNDVRLSWTVKPKWANEIAFNLLVNNILAEQYESNGYTYGYIAGGALTQENFYFPQAGRNFLVGVNFRF; via the coding sequence CCTTTGCACAACGCACCATTTCCGGTCGCGTTACCGACTCCGAGGACGGAAAGCCGCTCCCCGGCGCTACCATCAAAGCCTCTGAGATTCGTGGCACCAACTCCGATCAGAATGGGAATTTCACCCTTCGCAACATTTCGGATAATGTGAGCGAGTTTGAAGTTTCCTATATTGGTTATCAAACCATTCAAATTCCTCTAAATGGACAGAATCAACTGGAAATCAAGCTGGTAAAGAGCACTTACCAGGCCGACGAAGTGGTAATCAATGCAACCCGCGTCAATGAAAAAAGTGCAATGGCGTTTACGAATGTGACCGCGGCAGCTATCGACAAGCAGAACCTCGGCCAGGATTTACCCGTACTGCTCAACTTCACGCCTTCACTTGTGAGTACGAGTGACGCAGGTGCGGGTGTAGGTTATACCGGAATCAGGATCCGCGGCTCCGATGCAACCCGCATTAATGTGACTGTCAACGGAATACCTTACAACGATGCTGAAAGTCAGGGTGTTTTTTGGGTGAATATGCCCGACTTCGCCTCTTCGGTGAGCAGCATTCAGATCCAGCGCGGCGTGGGTACCTCAACCAATGGAGCGGCTTCCTTCGGCGCGACGGTGAATATCAATACCAATGCATTGCGAAAAGAAGCCTATGCAGAGCTGAACAATGCTTACGGATCTTTCAATACTTTCAAAAACACATTGAAAGTGGGTACCGGTCTGATCAAAGACAAGTTCACATTCGATGCGCGACTTTCCCGCGTTTCATCCGACGGTTTTGTCGATCGTGCGGCTTCCGAGCTGCATTCCTACTATTTGTCAGGTGGTTATTTTGGCAGGAAAAGCTTTGTACGGGTCAATGTATTTTCAGGAAAAGAGCGTACTTACCAGTCGTGGAACGGCGTGCCGGAAGCTAAGTTGCGCGGCGACCGGGAGGGAATTTTGAGCTACATTGAAAGAAACGGATTGGACGAAGCAGATGCACAGAACCTGCTCAACGCTGACAACCGCACTTACAATTCGTATACCTACAAAAATGAGGTAGATAATTACCGCCAGGATCATTACCAGCTTGTTTCGTCACACAGTCTGAGCGATAAATGGAACTTCAATCTCAATGCATTTTTGGTTAGAGGTTTGGGATATTACGAGCAGTACCGGAAAGGTGATGATTACGCAAACTACAATCTGCCGAATGTTATAATCGGCGCCGATACACTGGAAAGTACCGATCTGATCCGCAGGCGCTGGCTGGATAATTATTTCTACGGAACTACCTTTTCGCTCGATTATAACAGTTTCAAAAAGCTGACCGCCAGCATTGGCGGCGGCTGGAACAAGTACGACGGTAACCATTATGGACAGCTTATCTGGGCCAGAAATGCGGGAAACATCGAAAACGAGCACCAGTACTATTACAGCCAGGGGATCAAAAAGGATTTTAATATTTACGGAAAACTGTATTATCAGTTTACCGATAAGCTCAATGCATTTGCCGATCTGCAATTCAGAACTGTAAGTCACGCGGTCCACGGGACGGACAATGATCAGGTTCAACTGGCGGTTGACCAATCTTATTCCTTTTTGAATCCAAAAGCAGGATTAACGTATCAGATCGCGAATCAGAGCAGCATTTATGCGTCTTACAGCATCGGAAACCGCGAACCGAACCGCGATGATCTTACCAATACAACTGCTGTTTTATTCCCAAAAAGTGAGCGTCTGCAAAACGTGGAGGCGGGTTTCAGGACACAGCAGGGGAAATTTGCTTTTGCGGCGAACTATTATTTAATGCATTACAAAAATCAGCTGGTACTCACCGGACAGATCAATGATGTTGGAAATTCGATCCGCGTGAATGTTCCGAAAAGCTACCGGACAGGAATCGAGCTGGAAGGCGCAGTCGCATTCAACCACTTTCTGAAATGGAATGTGAACGCAACTTTCAGCCGGAATAAGATCCATAATTTCACTGAATATGTGGTCGATTACGACAATGGAGGATATCAGACCGTAAACCACGGAAAGTCCGATATTTCTTTTTCGCCCAATGTAGTTGCAGGAAGTCAGCTGACTTATGCCATACAAAAAAACCTGGAACTGGCGCTGCTGACTAAATATGTAGGCAAACAATATCTCGATAACACTTCCACTGAAAGCCGGAAACTCGACGCATACTTCACAAATGACGTGCGCCTGTCATGGACGGTCAAACCAAAATGGGCGAATGAAATTGCATTCAATCTGCTGGTCAACAATATCCTGGCTGAGCAATACGAATCAAACGGTTATACCTACGGCTACATCGCCGGGGGCGCATTAACACAGGAAAATTTCTACTTCCCGCAAGCTGGCAGAAACTTTCTGGTAGGGGTTAATTTTAGGTTTTGA
- the hemE gene encoding uroporphyrinogen decarboxylase encodes MELKNDLLLRAARGEKTERTPVWMMRQAGRILAEYRAVREKAGSFIKLATTPEMAAEVTLQPVDLLGVDAAIIFSDILVIPEAMGLPYEMAEQRGPVFPATVHSMQDLEKLHIAEPETDLKYVLDAIKLTKQGLENRVPLIGFAGAPFTIFCYMTEGKGSKTFSVAKKHLYADPQFSHALLQKITDSTIAYLKAQIVAGADLVQIFDSWAGILSPEQYRIFSLPYIKQICDAITEVPVTVFAKGAFFARKEISELSCDVVGLDWNMDIRESRELIPNKTLQGNLDPCVLYASYDQIRLEVKKMLEQFGTQKYIANLGHGVYPDTDPDKVRCFIESVKEYSSL; translated from the coding sequence ATGGAACTCAAAAATGACCTTTTGCTTCGTGCGGCGCGGGGCGAGAAAACGGAGCGGACGCCGGTTTGGATGATGCGGCAGGCGGGCCGGATTTTGGCTGAATACCGGGCGGTAAGAGAAAAAGCAGGTAGCTTTATCAAACTCGCTACCACGCCAGAAATGGCGGCGGAAGTCACCTTGCAACCCGTTGATTTGCTTGGCGTTGACGCAGCTATTATATTTTCAGATATTCTCGTGATCCCCGAAGCAATGGGGCTGCCCTACGAAATGGCCGAGCAGCGCGGACCGGTTTTTCCTGCGACCGTGCATTCCATGCAAGACCTCGAAAAGCTGCATATTGCTGAGCCGGAAACAGATCTAAAATACGTGCTCGACGCGATCAAGCTCACCAAGCAGGGATTGGAAAACCGGGTTCCTTTGATCGGTTTCGCTGGCGCGCCTTTCACTATTTTTTGTTACATGACGGAAGGAAAAGGCTCTAAAACCTTTTCAGTGGCCAAAAAGCATTTGTATGCAGATCCTCAATTTTCCCACGCATTACTGCAAAAAATCACAGACAGCACAATTGCTTACCTGAAAGCGCAGATAGTAGCCGGCGCCGATCTGGTACAAATTTTCGATTCCTGGGCAGGTATTCTGTCGCCCGAGCAGTACCGGATTTTTTCCCTACCCTATATCAAACAAATCTGCGACGCGATCACAGAAGTACCTGTGACCGTTTTTGCGAAAGGTGCATTTTTTGCAAGAAAAGAGATAAGCGAATTAAGTTGCGATGTGGTGGGGCTCGACTGGAATATGGATATACGCGAATCGCGCGAACTGATTCCCAACAAAACGCTGCAAGGTAACCTCGACCCGTGCGTACTATACGCTTCCTACGATCAGATCAGGCTTGAAGTGAAGAAAATGCTGGAACAGTTTGGCACCCAGAAATACATCGCCAACCTTGGCCACGGCGTTTATCCCGACACTGACCCGGATAAGGTGCGGTGTTTCATTGAATCTGTCAAAGAATATTCAAGTCTGTAA
- a CDS encoding efflux RND transporter periplasmic adaptor subunit: MKRHILLIAALATILASCGGEKKNDLAGKKEELAKLKTEQAEKEKQIKTLESEIAKLDPKKAAEARVKPVSVDTLTSETFRHYVELQGTVDAKNNVMVTPKSGGVVVAMNVKEGDYVKAGTVIGKIDNSLLTESLEELKTQLSLANTLYEKQKNLWDQKIGTELQFLQAKNNKESLERRMSTLNTQLSQTNIVSPMAGVVDMVNVKVGEMASPGMGVVRIVNLSNLKVSAKVSDTYAASVKKGDEVIVKFPDLKKEYKARVSFVSTAVDPLSRTFTIEANLPSDRDIKPNMMANVQINDATKKNALAIDQNYVQSTEKGNVVYVAVAEGNKKIAKARDVKTGLSYNGKIEILSGLSAGDQLITLGYQEVSDGQPISY; this comes from the coding sequence ATGAAAAGACATATTTTGCTTATAGCCGCCCTGGCTACCATACTCGCTTCTTGCGGTGGCGAGAAAAAGAACGACCTGGCCGGAAAAAAAGAAGAACTCGCAAAACTGAAAACAGAGCAGGCCGAGAAGGAAAAGCAGATCAAGACGCTGGAGTCTGAGATCGCTAAACTGGACCCTAAAAAAGCCGCCGAGGCAAGAGTCAAACCTGTTTCTGTTGATACGCTTACCTCAGAAACATTCCGCCATTATGTGGAGCTGCAAGGTACTGTCGATGCTAAAAACAATGTAATGGTTACTCCTAAATCGGGAGGTGTAGTTGTGGCCATGAATGTTAAGGAAGGTGATTATGTGAAAGCAGGGACCGTCATCGGAAAAATTGACAACAGCCTTTTGACCGAATCACTGGAAGAACTGAAGACCCAGCTGAGCCTTGCTAATACGCTTTATGAGAAACAAAAAAATCTCTGGGACCAGAAAATCGGTACTGAACTTCAATTTCTTCAGGCAAAGAACAACAAGGAGTCCCTGGAAAGAAGGATGAGCACACTGAATACGCAGTTGTCGCAAACCAATATCGTTTCTCCGATGGCCGGAGTGGTGGATATGGTGAATGTGAAAGTGGGCGAAATGGCTTCCCCCGGGATGGGTGTTGTCAGGATTGTCAACCTGAGCAACCTGAAAGTATCCGCGAAAGTATCTGATACCTATGCTGCGAGCGTCAAAAAAGGGGATGAAGTGATCGTGAAGTTTCCTGACCTGAAAAAGGAATACAAGGCAAGGGTTTCTTTTGTAAGCACAGCTGTCGATCCGCTTTCCAGGACTTTCACGATTGAGGCCAACCTTCCTTCTGACAGGGATATCAAACCTAATATGATGGCCAATGTCCAGATCAATGATGCTACGAAGAAGAATGCGCTGGCCATTGATCAGAATTACGTCCAAAGCACTGAAAAAGGGAATGTGGTATATGTGGCGGTAGCAGAAGGAAACAAAAAGATCGCCAAAGCCCGCGATGTCAAAACCGGTTTGAGCTACAACGGCAAGATCGAAATTCTTTCAGGACTATCCGCCGGCGACCAGCTGATCACGCTGGGTTACCAGGAAGTATCTGACGGACAACCTATCAGTTATTAA
- a CDS encoding D-glycero-alpha-D-manno-heptose-1,7-bisphosphate 7-phosphatase has product MSVPKKKCVFLDRDGVLNEDCPDYVYDLKDLVIPAGVPQALQMLKKAGYLLIVITNQAGIAKGLYTAENVYIIHEAMQQASENALDDLYFSPYHPQFSGASLSRKPGSLMLEKAIAKYDIDPELSWMIGDRDRDMQAGKNAGVRTIHIVPDTEKSEGDYAAANLLDAAEIIVKISA; this is encoded by the coding sequence ATGTCAGTACCAAAAAAGAAATGTGTATTCCTCGATCGCGACGGAGTACTTAATGAGGATTGCCCCGACTACGTATATGATCTTAAAGATCTGGTAATTCCGGCAGGTGTTCCGCAGGCGCTTCAAATGCTCAAAAAGGCAGGATATCTGCTGATTGTGATCACCAATCAGGCGGGTATTGCAAAAGGGCTATATACCGCTGAAAATGTGTACATAATCCATGAAGCAATGCAGCAGGCTTCGGAAAATGCATTGGATGATCTTTATTTTTCCCCCTATCATCCGCAGTTTTCCGGCGCTTCCTTGTCGAGAAAACCAGGTTCATTGATGCTGGAAAAAGCGATTGCCAAATATGATATTGATCCCGAACTGTCATGGATGATTGGTGACAGGGATAGGGATATGCAGGCTGGAAAGAATGCGGGAGTACGAACAATCCACATTGTTCCTGATACTGAAAAATCGGAGGGTGATTACGCGGCTGCCAATTTATTGGATGCAGCCGAAATCATAGTAAAAATTTCAGCTTAG
- a CDS encoding TetR/AcrR family transcriptional regulator, translating into MDDIARDLGISKRTIYQHYSDKEAILALVIQEEIKAQKCDMERLDSEASNPIEQMIFASIQMREMMANMSPTFLYDLKKYYPAAWELFQNYKHEFIIKNIRDNLTTGIELGLYRPDIDVEILSLLRIEQVVMGFDPTIFTPRKFDLMQIQMQFVHHFLRGILTEKGFEYYNTIKDKSAIEINTHEK; encoded by the coding sequence ATGGATGACATTGCACGGGATCTGGGCATTTCTAAAAGAACCATTTATCAGCATTATTCAGACAAGGAAGCGATACTGGCACTGGTAATCCAGGAAGAAATCAAGGCGCAGAAATGTGATATGGAAAGGCTGGATTCAGAAGCTTCCAACCCGATTGAACAGATGATCTTCGCCTCCATTCAGATGCGCGAAATGATGGCCAATATGAGTCCTACTTTTTTATACGACCTTAAAAAGTATTATCCCGCGGCCTGGGAGTTGTTTCAAAACTATAAACATGAATTCATAATCAAGAACATCCGTGACAATCTGACAACTGGGATCGAACTTGGATTGTACCGGCCCGACATAGATGTGGAGATACTCTCACTGCTCCGCATCGAACAGGTTGTCATGGGCTTTGACCCAACCATTTTTACTCCCAGGAAGTTTGATTTGATGCAGATCCAAATGCAATTCGTACATCATTTTCTGAGGGGCATTTTAACTGAAAAAGGATTTGAATATTATAACACCATAAAAGATAAATCAGCAATTGAAATCAATACCCATGAAAAATGA